A genomic stretch from Pseudomonas sp. MUP55 includes:
- a CDS encoding DUF2897 family protein, with the protein MPWYAWLIMVVAIGSIVGGLMMLRDSANKVELTDEQRKRVAERNAQADAKDAQDR; encoded by the coding sequence ATGCCGTGGTATGCATGGTTGATTATGGTAGTCGCGATCGGGTCGATCGTCGGTGGACTGATGATGCTGCGCGACAGCGCCAACAAAGTCGAACTCACCGACGAACAACGCAAACGCGTGGCCGAGCGCAATGCGCAAGCGGACGCCAAGGATGCGCAAGACCGCTAA
- a CDS encoding ComEA family DNA-binding protein, with amino-acid sequence MQNTYISSLIFAFLTTLSVATTAAPSAKPEAPTPISTQMTKTEKTAKVNLNAADAETLRRDLFGIGASKAKAIVAFRESNGPFTAVDELLEVKGIGKALLEKNRERLVIN; translated from the coding sequence ATGCAAAACACCTACATTTCCTCCCTCATCTTCGCCTTCCTCACCACTCTCTCTGTCGCGACAACCGCAGCCCCATCTGCCAAACCTGAGGCCCCAACCCCCATCTCCACGCAGATGACCAAAACCGAAAAAACTGCCAAGGTCAATCTCAACGCCGCTGACGCCGAAACCCTGCGACGCGATCTGTTCGGTATTGGTGCTTCCAAGGCAAAGGCGATCGTCGCTTTTCGCGAAAGCAATGGTCCCTTCACGGCGGTGGATGAGCTGCTGGAGGTAAAGGGCATTGGCAAGGCTTTGCTGGAGAAGAATCGTGAGAGGCTGGTGATCAACTAA
- a CDS encoding nucleoside-diphosphate sugar epimerase/dehydratase: MDRLRAFLVGLPRRKKRLIQVGTDVFVVWAALWLAFIVRLGVDDVANPFLDHSWLFLAAPVVAIPLFIRFGMYRAVMRYFGNDALIAIIKAVSLSSLILGVVVYWYSNHQNVVPRSIIFNYWWLSLIMVGGLRLAMRQYFLGDWFAASQHVPFTSRDDGLPRVAIYGAGAAGNQLVAALRMGRVMRPVAFIDDDVSITDRVISGLQVYKPKHIQRMIDATGAQEILLAIPSSNRGRRREILGFLEGFPLHVRSVPGFMDLASGRVKVDDIQEVDIADLLGRDAVPAQDELLEHCIKGQTVLVTGAGGSIGSELCRQILSLRPTTLLLFEHSEFNLYSILSELEQRVIRESLPVKLLPILGSVRNQSKLLDVMKTWRVDTVYHAAAYKHVPMVEHNIAEGVLNNVIGTLNTAQAALQVGVSNFVLISTDKAVRPTNVMGSTKRLAELTLQALSHELAPVLFGDKSNISHVNKTRFTMVRFGNVLGSSGSVIPLFHKQIKSGGPLTVTHPKITRYFMTIPEAAQLVIQAGSMGLGGDVFVLDMGEPVKIVELAEKMIHLSGLSVRSEKNPHGDIAIEFSGLRPGEKLYEELLIGDNVVATQHPMIMSANEDHLSWEVLKGKLTELLAAVDEDDYTRVRQLLRDTVSGYAPDGEIVDWIYQQRRLEP; encoded by the coding sequence ATGGACAGATTACGTGCGTTCTTGGTGGGTCTACCTCGCCGGAAGAAGAGACTGATTCAGGTAGGAACAGACGTGTTCGTAGTCTGGGCTGCCCTATGGCTCGCATTTATCGTGCGCCTTGGCGTAGATGACGTGGCCAATCCTTTCTTGGACCATTCATGGTTGTTTCTTGCCGCGCCGGTCGTTGCTATTCCTCTTTTTATCCGTTTTGGCATGTACCGTGCTGTTATGCGATATTTCGGTAACGATGCGCTTATTGCGATTATCAAAGCTGTCAGTCTTTCGTCTTTGATACTAGGCGTTGTTGTGTACTGGTACAGCAACCATCAAAATGTCGTCCCGCGCTCTATCATCTTCAACTATTGGTGGCTCAGCCTAATTATGGTCGGTGGTCTACGCCTGGCTATGCGTCAATATTTCCTGGGCGATTGGTTCGCAGCATCGCAGCACGTACCGTTCACAAGTCGCGATGACGGTTTGCCCCGGGTGGCTATCTACGGTGCAGGTGCTGCCGGCAACCAACTAGTCGCGGCATTGCGTATGGGCAGAGTGATGCGTCCAGTGGCTTTCATCGATGATGACGTGAGTATCACTGACCGTGTTATTTCAGGCCTCCAAGTTTACAAACCCAAACATATCCAGCGCATGATCGACGCCACCGGTGCCCAAGAGATCCTTCTGGCCATACCGTCCTCGAACCGCGGCCGTCGGCGCGAAATCCTAGGGTTTCTGGAAGGCTTCCCACTCCACGTACGAAGCGTCCCAGGTTTCATGGATTTGGCCAGTGGTCGCGTCAAGGTAGATGATATTCAGGAAGTCGACATCGCCGATTTGCTGGGCCGTGATGCCGTGCCTGCCCAGGACGAGCTTTTGGAGCACTGCATCAAGGGCCAGACTGTCCTAGTGACCGGTGCGGGCGGTTCCATCGGTTCTGAGCTTTGTCGGCAGATTTTATCGCTGCGTCCAACTACCTTGCTGTTGTTTGAACACAGCGAATTCAATCTCTACAGCATACTTTCGGAACTCGAACAACGCGTCATTCGTGAGTCATTGCCGGTCAAGCTATTGCCTATCCTTGGATCCGTGCGTAACCAGTCCAAACTGCTGGATGTCATGAAAACCTGGCGCGTAGACACGGTTTATCATGCCGCAGCGTACAAGCATGTACCGATGGTCGAGCACAACATTGCAGAAGGTGTGCTGAACAACGTTATCGGGACGTTGAATACTGCCCAGGCCGCGCTTCAAGTTGGTGTTTCCAACTTTGTTCTGATCTCTACGGACAAAGCAGTACGCCCTACCAATGTCATGGGCAGTACCAAGCGCTTGGCCGAACTGACGCTGCAGGCCCTCAGTCATGAGTTGGCGCCGGTGTTGTTCGGAGACAAATCGAACATCTCGCACGTCAATAAAACTCGATTCACGATGGTTCGTTTCGGGAATGTCTTGGGTTCTTCGGGTTCAGTCATTCCGCTTTTCCATAAACAAATCAAGTCTGGCGGCCCGCTGACGGTTACCCATCCAAAGATCACTCGCTACTTTATGACGATCCCTGAAGCGGCCCAGTTGGTGATTCAGGCAGGCTCCATGGGATTGGGGGGGGATGTGTTTGTGCTGGACATGGGCGAGCCGGTGAAGATCGTTGAATTGGCCGAAAAAATGATTCATCTTTCCGGCCTCAGTGTGCGTTCTGAGAAGAATCCACACGGTGATATCGCTATAGAGTTCTCTGGCTTACGTCCCGGTGAAAAGCTTTACGAAGAGTTACTGATTGGTGACAACGTTGTTGCTACGCAGCACCCAATGATTATGAGTGCCAACGAAGATCATCTGTCATGGGAAGTACTCAAAGGCAAGCTCACTGAGTTGCTCGCTGCAGTTGATGAGGATGACTACACCCGCGTCCGCCAGCTTCTGCGTGACACCGTCAGCGGTTATGCGCCCGACGGCGAAATCGTCGATTGGATTTACCAGCAACGTCGTCTGGAGCCGTGA
- a CDS encoding GntR family transcriptional regulator, with protein MKFNVSLADQIALELRADIIGGLLLPGMPLIEADLVSAYNASRNTIREALHRLGQEGLTRYVRNKGVMVRRLERDEVRDLFVVRRTLELQAIAQSGALTYDQSERMQNAIDATTLAREREDWRAVATHSLAFHQQVVGLMHSPLFDEFFAQVIAQLRLVFCAAPDEQCFQSPWLERDREIYALLVNDDKPAACEAMSLYLDDSEHLSLALFDHH; from the coding sequence ATGAAGTTCAATGTGTCACTGGCCGACCAGATCGCCCTGGAACTACGCGCCGATATCATCGGCGGGCTGCTGTTACCGGGTATGCCGTTGATTGAGGCCGACCTGGTCAGCGCCTACAACGCATCACGCAATACGATTCGCGAAGCCCTGCATCGGTTAGGGCAGGAAGGGCTGACTCGGTATGTGCGTAACAAGGGCGTAATGGTGCGCCGCCTGGAACGTGACGAAGTGCGCGATCTATTTGTGGTCCGCCGCACCTTGGAGCTGCAAGCCATTGCCCAAAGTGGCGCTCTGACTTACGACCAATCCGAGCGGATGCAAAACGCAATCGACGCCACCACTCTGGCGCGGGAACGTGAGGACTGGCGTGCCGTGGCCACTCACAGTCTGGCGTTTCACCAACAAGTTGTCGGGCTGATGCACAGTCCCCTGTTCGATGAATTTTTCGCTCAGGTGATCGCCCAATTGCGTCTTGTGTTCTGCGCAGCGCCTGACGAGCAATGTTTCCAATCGCCCTGGTTGGAGCGCGATCGTGAGATTTACGCACTCTTGGTTAACGACGACAAACCAGCCGCCTGCGAGGCGATGAGCCTGTATCTGGACGATTCGGAACACCTTTCCCTCGCCTTGTTTGATCACCATTGA
- the eat gene encoding ethanolamine permease — MNTQLKPTLGTLHLWGIAVGLVISGEYFGWSYGWGVAGTLGFLVTSLMVAAMYTCFIFSFTELTTAIPHAGGPFAYSRRAFGEKGGLIAGLATLIEFVFAPPAIALAIGAYLNVQFPALDPKHAAVGAYIVFMGLNILGVKLAATFELVVCVLAVAELLVFMGVVAPAFSFSNFALNGWAGSDTFGAPAIAGMFAAIPFAIWFFLAIEGAAMAAEEAKDPKRTIPKAYISGILTLVILAMGVMFFAGGVGDWRTLSNINDPLPQAMKTVVGTHSGWLHMLVWIGLFGLVASFHGIILGYSRQFFALARAGYLPSFLAKLSRFQTPHRAIIAGGVVGIAAIYSDGLINLGGMTLTAAMITMAVFGAIVMYIMSMLSLFKLRKTEPLLERTFRAPGYPIVPGIALVLAVVCLVAMAWFNALIGLIFLGFMVVGFIYFQLTAQDRADAPADAMLTGL, encoded by the coding sequence ATGAACACACAACTCAAACCCACTTTGGGCACCCTGCATCTATGGGGCATCGCTGTCGGCCTGGTGATTTCCGGCGAGTACTTCGGCTGGAGCTATGGCTGGGGCGTGGCCGGCACGCTGGGCTTTCTGGTGACCTCATTGATGGTCGCCGCGATGTACACCTGCTTCATATTCAGCTTCACCGAACTGACCACCGCGATTCCCCATGCGGGCGGCCCCTTTGCCTACAGCCGCCGCGCCTTTGGTGAAAAAGGCGGCCTGATTGCCGGCCTGGCGACTCTGATCGAATTCGTCTTCGCCCCACCGGCCATTGCTCTGGCTATCGGCGCCTACCTCAACGTGCAGTTTCCGGCACTGGATCCGAAACACGCCGCCGTCGGCGCCTACATCGTGTTCATGGGCCTGAACATACTCGGCGTGAAACTCGCCGCCACCTTCGAGCTGGTGGTCTGCGTACTCGCCGTCGCCGAGCTGCTGGTGTTCATGGGCGTCGTTGCCCCGGCGTTCAGCTTCAGCAACTTCGCCCTGAACGGCTGGGCCGGCTCCGACACCTTCGGTGCCCCGGCGATTGCCGGCATGTTCGCGGCGATCCCCTTCGCCATCTGGTTCTTCCTCGCCATCGAAGGCGCAGCCATGGCAGCCGAAGAAGCGAAAGATCCCAAGCGTACGATTCCAAAAGCCTACATCAGCGGCATCCTGACCCTGGTGATCCTGGCCATGGGCGTGATGTTCTTCGCCGGCGGCGTAGGCGACTGGCGCACCCTGTCGAACATCAACGACCCGCTGCCCCAAGCCATGAAAACCGTAGTGGGTACACACTCCGGCTGGCTGCACATGCTGGTATGGATCGGCCTGTTCGGCCTGGTGGCGAGCTTTCACGGCATCATCCTCGGCTACTCGCGCCAATTCTTCGCCCTGGCCCGCGCCGGTTACCTGCCCTCCTTCCTGGCCAAACTGTCACGATTCCAGACACCCCACCGCGCCATCATTGCTGGCGGCGTAGTCGGTATCGCCGCGATCTACAGCGACGGCCTGATCAACCTGGGCGGCATGACCCTGACCGCCGCCATGATCACCATGGCCGTGTTCGGTGCCATCGTCATGTACATCATGAGCATGCTCAGCCTGTTCAAACTGCGCAAAACCGAACCGCTGCTGGAACGCACCTTCCGCGCACCGGGCTACCCCATCGTGCCCGGTATCGCGCTGGTACTGGCGGTGGTGTGCCTGGTAGCGATGGCCTGGTTCAATGCCTTGATCGGGCTGATCTTCCTGGGCTTTATGGTGGTGGGCTTCATCTACTTCCAACTGACTGCACAAGACCGCGCCGACGCCCCGGCGGACGCAATGTTGACGGGACTATAA
- the kdpF gene encoding K(+)-transporting ATPase subunit F — protein sequence MSVLDGVSLLLAVALFIYLLVALLRADRN from the coding sequence ATGAGCGTTCTGGACGGGGTGTCACTGCTATTGGCCGTGGCGCTGTTCATTTATCTGCTGGTTGCGCTGTTACGCGCGGATCGGAACTAG
- the kdpA gene encoding potassium-transporting ATPase subunit KdpA — protein MHSYDYWLIIAFFAVVLVPAPFLGRFYYKVMEGQRTWLTPVLGPVEKACYRLSGVDDQQEQSWQKYMLALLAFNLAGFLLLFAILLFQNYLPLNPQKLPGQEWTLAFNTAVSFMTNTNWQNYSGEASLSYLSQMVGLTVQNFVSAATGLAVLVALCRGIGRKSTQTLGNFWVDMTRATLYGLLPLCLVLALFLVWQGVPQTFAHYVDAVTMQGVDQVIPLGPAASQIAIKQLGTNGGGFFGVNSAHPFEDPTAWANLFELASIILIPVALVFTFGHYVKDLRQSRAILACMLALFLIGGATSLWAEYQPNPTLNNPAVEQTAPLEGKEARFGTTGTVLWSVTTTAASNGSVNGMQDSLNPLSGMVALVNMMVGEVIFGGVGAGMYGMLLNVLIAVFLAGLMIGRTPEYLGKKLQAKEVQLLVVTLLVMPVGVLVLGAIAASLPGPAGAISNPGPHGFSQLLYAYTSASANNGSAFGGFSGNTAFHNLMLGLGMLIGRFGYILPVLALAGSLAMKKTAPIGQNSFPTHGPLFVTLLTVTILLVGGLTFLPTLALGPIAEHLSMGF, from the coding sequence ATGCACAGTTATGACTATTGGCTGATCATCGCCTTCTTCGCCGTGGTACTGGTGCCGGCACCGTTTCTGGGGCGGTTCTACTACAAGGTGATGGAAGGCCAGCGCACTTGGCTGACGCCGGTGTTGGGGCCTGTCGAGAAAGCCTGTTATCGCCTCTCGGGTGTGGACGATCAGCAGGAGCAAAGCTGGCAGAAATACATGCTGGCCTTGCTCGCGTTCAACCTCGCGGGCTTCCTGCTGTTGTTCGCAATCCTGTTGTTTCAAAACTATCTGCCACTCAACCCGCAGAAATTGCCGGGCCAGGAGTGGACGCTGGCCTTCAACACGGCGGTCAGTTTCATGACCAACACCAACTGGCAGAACTACAGCGGCGAAGCCTCCCTGAGCTACCTCAGTCAAATGGTCGGCCTCACCGTGCAGAACTTCGTCAGCGCCGCCACTGGCCTGGCGGTCCTGGTCGCGCTTTGCCGTGGGATCGGTCGCAAATCCACCCAGACGTTGGGTAACTTCTGGGTCGACATGACCCGCGCCACCCTCTACGGCTTGCTGCCGTTATGCCTGGTGCTGGCGCTGTTTCTGGTATGGCAGGGCGTGCCGCAGACCTTCGCCCATTACGTTGACGCCGTGACCATGCAGGGCGTGGATCAAGTCATCCCACTGGGCCCGGCGGCCAGCCAGATTGCGATCAAGCAACTGGGCACCAATGGCGGCGGCTTCTTTGGGGTGAACTCGGCGCATCCATTCGAAGACCCGACCGCATGGGCCAACCTGTTTGAGCTGGCGTCGATCATCCTGATCCCGGTGGCCCTGGTGTTTACCTTCGGTCACTACGTCAAAGACCTGCGCCAGAGCCGGGCGATCCTCGCCTGCATGCTGGCCTTGTTCCTGATTGGCGGTGCGACCTCGCTATGGGCCGAGTACCAGCCCAACCCAACCCTGAACAACCCGGCCGTTGAACAAACCGCGCCACTGGAAGGCAAGGAAGCACGTTTCGGCACCACCGGCACGGTGCTCTGGTCGGTCACCACCACCGCCGCGTCCAACGGTTCGGTCAATGGCATGCAGGACAGCCTCAACCCCCTGAGCGGGATGGTGGCGCTGGTCAACATGATGGTCGGCGAAGTGATCTTCGGCGGCGTCGGCGCCGGTATGTACGGCATGCTGCTCAACGTGTTGATTGCGGTGTTCCTCGCCGGCCTGATGATAGGCCGCACCCCGGAATACCTGGGCAAGAAGCTCCAGGCCAAGGAAGTGCAATTGCTGGTGGTGACCCTGCTGGTGATGCCGGTGGGTGTGCTCGTGCTGGGCGCCATCGCCGCCAGCCTGCCAGGCCCGGCCGGTGCCATCAGCAACCCTGGCCCTCACGGCTTCAGCCAGTTGCTCTACGCCTACACCTCGGCCAGTGCCAACAACGGTTCGGCATTCGGCGGTTTCAGCGGCAATACCGCGTTCCACAACCTGATGCTCGGCCTGGGCATGTTGATCGGCCGTTTCGGCTACATCCTTCCCGTACTGGCCCTGGCCGGTAGCCTGGCGATGAAGAAGACCGCGCCGATTGGCCAGAACAGTTTCCCGACCCACGGCCCGTTATTCGTGACCCTGTTGACCGTGACTATTTTGTTGGTCGGCGGCCTGACTTTCCTGCCGACGCTGGCGCTGGGTCCTATTGCTGAACACCTAAGCATGGGCTTCTAA
- a CDS encoding urea carboxylase-associated family protein, producing the protein MYKDYPAAYQVSKGSALQVNTAFYERIRDSKNQRTLIEQFEVPIRTGRAWKVPAGHVFRVTTPVGPQVGDFNVWNANDPRERLWAARTRQLQGAHVSTHDRLWSNLPFLRPLVTITDDSLASYGIDEHGGRLHDLLGTRCDPYVNRMLTGEDFHHHCHSNLTRAVLPHGLTEFDVHDVLNIFQCTGLNHDDMYFMKACPAQKGDYLEFFAEIDLLCALSTCPGGDLSLPMWGPDAQDPLTVCRPLGVEIYRLEDELLSGWSQPERAAYKGQHGLHIAKAQWE; encoded by the coding sequence ATTTACAAAGACTATCCAGCCGCTTACCAGGTCAGCAAAGGTTCGGCGTTGCAGGTAAATACAGCGTTCTATGAACGCATCCGTGACAGCAAGAACCAGCGCACCCTGATCGAGCAGTTCGAGGTGCCAATCCGCACGGGCAGGGCGTGGAAAGTGCCGGCCGGGCATGTGTTTCGTGTGACGACGCCGGTGGGGCCGCAGGTAGGTGATTTTAACGTGTGGAACGCCAATGATCCACGCGAGCGCTTATGGGCGGCGCGTACTCGGCAGCTTCAAGGCGCCCATGTCAGCACCCATGACCGTTTGTGGTCGAACCTGCCGTTTTTACGGCCGCTGGTCACGATTACCGACGACAGCCTGGCAAGCTACGGCATCGATGAGCACGGCGGAAGGCTGCACGATTTGCTCGGTACGCGTTGCGACCCCTACGTGAACCGTATGCTGACCGGGGAGGACTTTCATCATCACTGCCACTCGAACCTGACACGCGCGGTATTGCCCCACGGCCTGACGGAGTTCGATGTGCATGACGTGCTGAATATTTTCCAGTGCACCGGCCTCAATCACGACGACATGTATTTCATGAAAGCCTGTCCGGCGCAGAAGGGGGATTACCTGGAGTTCTTTGCCGAGATTGATTTGCTGTGTGCGCTGTCGACGTGCCCAGGTGGGGATTTGTCACTGCCGATGTGGGGGCCGGATGCGCAGGATCCACTGACGGTGTGTCGTCCGTTGGGGGTTGAGATCTACAGGCTGGAGGATGAATTGCTGAGTGGCTGGAGCCAGCCGGAGCGAGCGGCCTACAAGGGGCAACATGGGTTGCATATTGCCAAGGCGCAATGGGAGTAG